The region CTCGAACACGCAAATCTACGTCATCCGCCGCGCTTTTTACGAGCGCATCAAGAGCTTTCCTATCTTGGGTAGCACCAAGAACCCTTGCGGCATTTGCTCGGGCGACTGCGTCGGTGTCGGTCGAAAGAATCGTCCTTACCAAAGTATTTGCTTGCGAAGCGCGAAGCCGTACGAGAGTGTTAGCGGCGTCGCCTCGTGTGCGGGCATCTTTGCTCTTGAGAAATTCCGCGGTTAGGAAATCGGTGTCATCAGGCCGCTTACGCTTTGGGTCGTTGCTGCTGGATCTGCCCGCAGCGGTTAGGCCGAGAAGTACGGTCGTGCGGTCTTGTTTCACACCACGACGATTTTCGTCGTCGAGGGTTTTTAGGATCGCCTCGTTGAGCGACTTAGACTTTTCGTCTTTACCATTTGCGGCTGCGATCTTTCCGGCGGCTTCGACAGCTCGAGCGCGAACTAGAGCGGGCGTTTTTGGATCGCTGAGTATTTTTAGTATCGAGTCGGAGCCTTTTATCGATTCGATCTCGCCAAGGCCAAAAGCTGCATTTGCCGCGACGTTTGCCGAGCTGTCAGAAAGCAATGCAGCAAGATCGTCAACTGCCTTTTCCTCACCGATCCTTCCGGCTGCGAGAGCAGCTTTGGCACGCACCGCCGGATTCTTGTCCTGCATCAGATCTTTCAGTGTCTTGTCGTAACGGCGAGCGTCTTCGGCCCTGACGATCTGGACGGCAGTGTTAACAGGTACCTGTGCGTAAGCCGCGATGCTCAGGACGAATAACAGGAAAAAAGCGTTGAGGAAATAGCGTTTCATAGAAAAATGATTTTCCTGATTCTAACCGTCTGAGAGGGTAAAAGCCAAAACCCCGCAATTCGCATTGCGGGGCTTTGATAATTTAATGAGCGGATTACTGGAATCAGCTTTGGCCGGAATCGCAAATTCCAATTCGAGTCGCAAAGACAGGGAATTGGGGTTGAGACTCAGAACCTTAACCAGCTGTTTCGAAAAGTGCGAGGATCTGTTTGCCCTCGATGGAACGCGGGTCAATGGTACGCAGGTGTTTTTGACCCTGCATTTCCCATATCGCCGTCACAGTTCCTTCCTTTTCAACCGCCTGATAAGAAACGTCTTCCGGTGTTGCCGGTTCTTCCACGGGCGCCGTTTCCACCGTCGTTATTTGCTGGGCTGCAACTGGCGTTTCTGGAGCCTCGACGGCCTGTACTGCTTCATCTGACATTTAGATCTATGTTCTCCTCAAATAATAAACTGTCGCAGAATAGGGAATTCTGACACATTTGTCCTATATTGTCGAGCCCCAACTTCATTTAGACCGCTTTAAGTCAAGCTCGTAGAACCAAAAATCGTTATTAGGCTGGTCGATCTTTAGTTGGTCGGTCTTGCCGTCTTTGTCGATGGTAAAGGTCACAAAACCACGTGGAAAATTGTAATTGACCGACGGTCGCCAACGGATCTGAAAAGTATCGAAATGCCAAGGGTCGAGATCGGCGACAAAATTCGGGGCCGGAACCATACGCATCACAAGCTTGCCGTCTTCCTCGGCGATCGTTACGTCGCCATACATCTGACTTGTGTAGGTTCCGGCGTAATTTTTAAGATCGAGTGAAGGTTTGGTATTCAACACACGGGCATCGTCAATTTTTTTGGCCTCGGCTGCATCATTTGCTTTATTTGTTGCCATCACAGTTTTTGCTTCTTCGTTCCAGTCGCGTTTCGGAGCGTTTACAAAAACATCACGTATCTTTGCCATCATTATCTGGAATGACGGAGATTCGTTATTGGTCAGTACGACAAAACCAACATTCTCTTCCGGTATCAGCACAGTGAAGGAGAGCATTCCGTCGAGTCCGCCACTGTGGTTTATGATCTTGCGGCCCTGATAATCATACATTCCCCAGCCCAAGCCATAAGCGCTGAAATGCCGCGTCGGGTTGTTTTTTGCCGCAGCTTCCGAGATAGACTGCAAAGTATGCGGCGACCACATTTGCCAGCTTTGCTCGCTGCTAAATATCTTTTTGCCCTCAAATGTTCCTTTTCCCATCTGTAGGCGTATCCATTTCGACAGGTCCGCTACCGATGAATTGAGACGCACGGCGCCAATCGCCTCATCAAGAAATCCAACCGGCAAAGGTCGCAAAGTACCGCCAGATTCGTTATGCGGCATTGCGAAATTGTCCTTCATGTCGCGGACGCTCAACGTCGTTCTGTTCATCGCAAGTGGCGTCAGAATTCGTTCCTTAACAAACTCCGCCCATGGCTTGCCCGAAACCTTTTCGGTGATTCTGCCCGCAGCGATGTACATCAGATTTTGATAGCCGTAACGGCTGCGAAAACTCGAAACAGGCTTGAGATAACGCACACGCCGCAGCATCTCATCCGTCGAATACGTCGTGTCGTACCAAAGCAGATCGCCGCTAAATGTGTCGAGACCGACGCGATGGCTCAAGATGTCGCGGATCGTCAATTCGTTTGTGACCCACGGGTCATACATCTGAAAATCTGGCAGGTATTTCGAGACTTTATCGTTCCAGGCGATCTTTTTCTCATCAACAAGAATGGCGAGAGCCGCCGTCGCAAACGCCTTAGAATTTGACGCAATGGCAAACAGCGTATTCTCATCCACCTTGTCCGGCTTGCCGAGTTCGCGAACACCGTAGCCCTTTGCCATGACTACTTTGTCGTCTTTAACGACGGCAATAGCCATGCCCGGGCCTTTCCATGTGGTCATGACAGTGTTGGCGTAATCGTCGATCTCCTTTATTTTTTCGTCAATGGTCTGGCTGTAGACAAAAAGCTGAAAAACGAAAACAATAGCGAGAATTGAGGTGATCTTTTTCATAATATTGGCAATAATTCTATCATCTTTGCGATGCTCGTCGAGCCGCAATATTTCTTTAAGCAACAGAGATTTTCGTATATAATAATGCAAATTGCATCCGAGGGGTAGGAATAATAATGAAACAACAAGTGTCTTTACGAACGGTTTTTGGTCGGGCGAGGGTTGGTCTTTTTGTGGTCGTGGCTATCGGGATGATCGCTGTGATCCTTGGTATCTCAGGTTCGAAGCAGAATGCCAAGGAGAAGCGGAGTCGCAACTACCTCACGAATAAACTTGCTATTACCGATGAAGTGACCCGTAACATTCGGGACGGTTCCATGGCATTTTTCCGCGTAAACGTCACTAGTCAAGCTGATCGGGATGTTGCAGTCTCATTCGGACGCATCGTTGAGGACTATGGAAATTTCGTTATTATTGCAAAGCCTAGCAGGACCGATCTAAAGAGCCTGACTTTAGACAACCAACCTATTGAGACGTCGATCAACACTCCGGGTGCGGTATTTGATCCGATCAAAACTCCTCCGGCTGACACCAGCAGGTATGGCAATGCGGGCGGTTATTACATCGTCCAATTTGGCGGCATTGCAACTGACGAGTGGCTCGACAGCCTTCGCGAAATGGGCGTCGAGATATTGCAATATGTGCCGCACAACGCATTTTTTGTTCATGCGAGCGACGAAGCTATTTTGAAAGCTGGTTCCCTTTCACGAGTTCGCTGGGTCGGAGCGTTTTCGCCGGAATACAAAATTTCTGATGTTCTGCGTGACCAGATCCGAGCGGCTAGATCAAGATCTTTGCCGCTGAACAATGTTTCGCCGCTTGAGATGACAGGTGAGAGTACTTCGATCTTTGATCTC is a window of Chloracidobacterium sp. DNA encoding:
- a CDS encoding serine hydrolase, translating into MLKEILRLDEHRKDDRIIANIMKKITSILAIVFVFQLFVYSQTIDEKIKEIDDYANTVMTTWKGPGMAIAVVKDDKVVMAKGYGVRELGKPDKVDENTLFAIASNSKAFATAALAILVDEKKIAWNDKVSKYLPDFQMYDPWVTNELTIRDILSHRVGLDTFSGDLLWYDTTYSTDEMLRRVRYLKPVSSFRSRYGYQNLMYIAAGRITEKVSGKPWAEFVKERILTPLAMNRTTLSVRDMKDNFAMPHNESGGTLRPLPVGFLDEAIGAVRLNSSVADLSKWIRLQMGKGTFEGKKIFSSEQSWQMWSPHTLQSISEAAAKNNPTRHFSAYGLGWGMYDYQGRKIINHSGGLDGMLSFTVLIPEENVGFVVLTNNESPSFQIMMAKIRDVFVNAPKRDWNEEAKTVMATNKANDAAEAKKIDDARVLNTKPSLDLKNYAGTYTSQMYGDVTIAEEDGKLVMRMVPAPNFVADLDPWHFDTFQIRWRPSVNYNFPRGFVTFTIDKDGKTDQLKIDQPNNDFWFYELDLKRSK